CAGAGCATCCTCGACGCCATGAAGGCCGCCACCCGCGGGTCGAGCCTGCGGCAGGCCATGGCCGGCAAGGGCGAGTCCACCTCGCTCCGCCTCGTCGGCACCCCGCAGACCGTGGCCGACCAGATGGAGGAGGCCATGGAGGTCGTCGGCGGCGACGGCTTCCTGCTCTTCCACGGCGGCGGCGGGCTGATCAGCCGGCACTACCTCGACGAGGTGCTCGACGGCCTCGTCCCCGAACTGCAGCGCCGCGGCCTCGCCCAGACCGGGTACGGCCCCGGCACCTTCGGCGAGCGCCTCGCCGCCCGCTGACCTGGTGCACCCACCACTGCCCCAACGACATCCTTCAGAAAGAGGCACCCATGTTCCACCTCGGCTGGTTTCTCGGCAACGGTTTCGGCATTCAGCCCTGGAATGCGAAGGGCGGTGACGGCCCCTGGGTGGGCTCGAACGTCACTGACTGGATGAAGCCCGACATCTACGTCGACCTGGCCACCTCGATGGAACGCGCCGGCTTCGATTACATCCTCATCGAGGACACGGCCATGGTGGAAGACAGCTACAAGGGCACCGCGGAGACCAGCCTGCGGCGTGGGTTCATGGCCCCGAAGAACGATCCGATGCCACTCGTGCCGCTGATGACCCAGCGCACCAAGCACATCGGCATCATCCCCACGGCCTCCGTCATCCAGTACCCGCCGTACCTCGCCGCCCGGCTGTTCACCACCCTCGACCACCTCACCGAGGGCCGGGTGGGCATGAACGTGGTCACCAGCGTCACCGACCGGGTGGCGCAGAACTACGGTTTCGCGCAGCACTTCGACCACGACGAGCGTTACCTGATGGCGCAGGAATGGGTGGACGTGGTGCAGCAGCTGCAGGGCTCCTGGCAGCCCGGCGCGGTTCTCGCCGACCTCGAGAGCGGCATCTACGCCGACCACACCAAGGTCGAACCGATCGACTTCGTGGGCAAATACTTCTCTTCCCGCGGACCGTTGAACACCATCCCCGGGCCACAGGGCCGCCCGCCGGTGGCGTCGGCCGGCGGCTCGGAGGCCGGCCGGGACATGGCCGCACGCTACGACGACACCATGATGTCGATGTGCAAGACCGTCGAGGAGATGAAGGAATACCGCGCCGACATGCGCCGCCGGGTCGCCTCCTATGGCCGGGATCCCGACAAGGTCAAGTTCCTGTTCCTGGTCACCCCGGTCATCGCCGCCACCGACCAGGAGGCCAGGGACCTGGCCGCGGCCTCTCTCGCGGGCCGCGCGAGTGACGCCGCGATCGAGTACAACCTCTGGAACATGTCGTACACCAGCGGCGGCCGAATCGACTTCGGTGCCATCGACCCCGACACCCTGGTGTCCGACATCGACTTCAGCCGGCAGAACGGCGAACACAGTTCCGTCGCGGCCATCTTCCAGGACAGCGCGGGCAAGACCCTGCGCGACGTCGTGGCCAGCTCCTTCCAGATCACCGACCTCGGCCTCGTCGGCAGCCCCGACACCGTCGCAGCGAAGATGGGCGAGATCATGGAGGAGGTCGGCGGTGACGGCTTCCTGCTCTACCTGCCCACCACCCGCCGCAACATGGCTGAGGTCGCCGATGGCTTGGCGCCGGCTCTGCGGCGCCGCGGCCTGATCCGCGACGGCTACTCCGGCACGACGCTCCGCGATCACCTCTTGGAGTTCTGAGATGAAGTGCGGAGTGTTCCTGCCCACGGCCAACAACGGCTACATCTACTCGACCAACGCTCCGCAATACCAGCCGACCTACGCGCTGAACAAGCAGATCACGGTGGATGCCGAGAAGCACGGCTACGATTTCGCCCTCTCCATGGTGAAGTACCGCGGCTTCGGCGGGGAGACCGACTACTGGAACCACGCGGTGGAGTCGACGGTGCTCATGGCCGCGCTGGTCGAAGCGACCAGCACCATCAAACTCTGGGCATCCGTCGGGGTGCCCTCGGTGAACCCGGCCATGGTCGCCCGCCTCAGCGCGACCCTCGACGACGCCTCAGCGGGCCGGTTCGGCGTGAACATCGTCGCCGGCTGGAACCGCTACGAATATGAGCAGATGGGCCTGTGGCCGTCCGAGGACTACTACACCGACCGGTACGCCTACAGTGCCGAGTTCATCAGCATCCTGCGCGGGCTCTGGAAGCACGGCAGGCTCACCCACCGGAGCGATTTCTTCGCCCTCGACGACTGCCTCGTGCAGCCCACGCCCGAACACGGCGTCACCGTGATCGTGCCGGGCCAGTCACCCGCGAGCCTGGATGTGGCGGCGGCCCACGCCGACGTCAACTTCATCCTCGGGCCCATCGACGAACTCGCGCAGGCCGCTGCCGGTCTCGCCGAACGCTGCGAACGGCTCGGCCGGCACTGTGAGAGTGCCGTGCTGCTGGGCATCATCATGGCGGAAACCGACGAGGAAGCCGTGGCCGAGGCGCAGCACTACATGGCCGGCGTCGACCTGGGCGCCCAGGCCGGAATTGCCGCTGCGGCCCGCAACGACCGCACCGGAACCGCCGTGAACGTGGGTCTGAAACGGCAGGAGGGTGGCGTACCGCCGGTCGTCTTCGACCACCCGGACCGGGCCGCGTTCCTGCAGGGTTCCTGCTGGTACTCCCCGCACATCGTCGGCTCCTACCGGCGTATCGCCGCCTATCTCGACGCCCTGGAACTCGAGGCCGGCGTGGCCAGCGCCGTCCTCACCTTCGCCGACTACACGGGCGACGTCGTGCGGTTCGCGGAGAACGTCATGCCGCTGATGCAGACCTACCACGCCCCGGTCCGGTGAACTCACGGGCAGCCGTCGCGGCATTGTCGACGATTGGTCACACGGATGAAACGGCGGATTGTTACGTTGGCGAGAGGTCCGGAATCCCCCGGGCCGCATCCGCCGAACAGGAACCTGCCATGCCAGACGACCAGCCTGCAACGGCCACCGGCACGTCGACGAACCAGACCCGCCGCGCCTACGACCTGCTGCGGGTGATGATCAGGTCCGGCGATGTGGTCGTCGACCAGAAGCTCGTGGAAGACACCCTGATCCGTTCCCTGGGCATCACCCGCACGGCCATCAGGGAAGCACTGCAGCAGCTGAGCGAGGAGGGCATGGTCAGCCGGCAGCGGCGCAGCGGGACCCGGCTCAACCGGGCGGTGCTGCAACTGCCCATCGACGACATCCTGCCGTGGAAGGCATCCACCCGCTTTTCGGTGATCCGTACCGACTACCGAACCGTGCAGACCACGCCCACCGTGGCCGCCAAGCTGCAGACCACCGACGACTACGTGGGCCTGGTGGAACACTGCTTCTTCGACGACGCCGTGGCCGTCGGCGTGCGGATCGCGTACTTCCGCCGCAGCTACTCCCAACCGCCGGTGTGGCAGAGCTGCCCGAGCCTCGCGGATGCCTTCGAGGCCGTCTACGGATCGCCGCTGGCCGAGATCCGGTCGGTGGTGGATGCCGGCGCCTGCGACCCGGCCACCGCACGGATGCTGGGCATCCCCACCGGCTCGCCCGTACTGGTACGTGAACAGGTGCTCGTCGACAGGCGCGACATCGCCCAGGAGTACACCTTCTCCTATTACCCGGCCGGAACGGTGTCCTTCCCCATGACGACCGTCAAGGTGGCCGAGGAGACCCTGGCGCCGCTGCCCGCACTCCGGGCGTGACCGGAAACCGCACCGGTTCGAGGGTGTCAGCGGCCGTTGCCCAGGCCGCACCTATAGTCTGGTGTCATTCACCGGCGTCGGATCGGTGGACTTGCGCCTGAAGCAGAAGACGGGCGCATCCCGCTTCGAGCAAGACAGGCAAACAAAAAAGTGACCTTTACCGAACTCAATATCGACCAGGACATCGTCGACGCCCTGGCCGCCAAGGGCATCCTCGAGCCCTTCCCGATCCAGACCCAGACGATCCCCCTCGCCCTCAGCGGCCAGGACATCATCGGCCAGGCCAAGACGGGAACCGGTAAGACCCTCGGCTTCGGGCTGCCGCTGATCCAGCGCCTCGGCCTGAACCCCGAGCCCGGCGTGCAGGCCCTCGTGGTCGTTCCCACCCGCGAACTGTGCGTGCAGGTCAGCGAAGACCTCGAGCTCGCAGCGGGCAACCGCGGCACCACCATCGTCTCCATCTACGGCGGCAAGGCCTACGAGGGTCAGATCGAGCAGCTCAAGGCCGGCGCGCAGATCGTCGTCGGCACCCCCGGGCGCCTCCTCGACCTGGCCAGCCAGCGTCTGCTGAGCCTCGCCAATGTGCGCGAGATGGTGCTCGACGAGGCCGACAAGATGCTCGACCTCGGCTTTCTCGCCGACATCGAGAAGCTCTTCTCGCAGACACCGTCCACCCGTCACACCATGCTCTTCTCGGCCACCATGCCCGGCCCGATCGTGGCCCTCGCCCGCCGGTTCATGACCAAGCCCATCCACATCCGCGCGAGCGACCCCGATGAGGGCCTCATGCAGGCCAACATCGAGCACCTGGTCTACCGGGCGCACAACATGGACAAGGACGAGGTCATCGGCCGCATCCTGATGGCCGAGGGCCGCGGCAAGACCGTCATCTTCACCCGCACCAAGCGCGCCGCCGCCAAGCTCGTCGAGGAACTCGGCGACCGCGGTTTCAACGCCACCGCCGTGCACGGCGACCTCAACCAGGAGCAGCGCGAGCGCGCCATGGCCGCGTTCAAGGCCGGCAAGAAGGACATCCTGATCGCCACGGATGTCGCCGCGCGCGGCATCGACGTCGACGACGTCACCCACGTGATCAACCACACCATCCCCGAGGACGAGAAGGCCTACCTGCACCGCGTGGGCCGCACCGGCCGCGCCGGCAAGACCGGTATCGCGGTCACCTTCGTGGACTGGGACGACATGCCCAAGTGGACCCTGATCAACAAGGCCCTCGACTTCGGCACCCCGGAGCCGCAGGAGACCTACTCCTCGTCGCCGCACCTCTACACGGACCTGAACATCCCGGCCGGCTCGAAGGGTCGCCTGCGTGCGACGCCGATCAAGGAGACCGTGCCGGGCGCCGCCTCCGGTCGTGACGGAGGCCGCGGCGGTCGCAGCGACAGCCGCTCCGGTGGGCGCAGCGACGGCCGTTCGGACGGTCGCTCCGGTGCCGGCCGCTCCGGCGAGCAGTCCAGCCGTCCGCGCACCCGCGTGGGCACGACCACCAACCCGGATGCCCCCGCCGCCACCCCGGCAGCGGGCACCCACGATGGCGGCGGTGCCGAGCACCACGACGGCAACAGCGCTCCGCGCCGTCGCAGCCGCACCCGTCGCCGCTCCCCGCAGGCGCCCACGGCGTAACGCACCCCGAATTGCCGCAAACGGCCCTTTCACCTCGCGTGAAGGGGCCGTTTGTCGCATCTCAGCGTGCCCGCCCGCGCTGACTTGCCGCAAAACGCCCCCTCAGCGCCAGGAACAGGTCATTAAGCGGCACCTCGCGACTGGTCGGCACTACGCTCACACCATGGACATCGATGTCACGGCTGAAAGCTGACTGATGCGCACCTGGGCGCTCGTCCCGGTTCTCGGCGCCATCGTCCTTCTCGCCGGGTGCAGCGTCTCACCGTTCAACGTGCTGAGCGACGAGCAACGCATCGATCTGCGCGACGGCGCGAGTGCCTACCAGCAGGAGGTTCTGGCGGACCTCGTCGTCGACGAAGCCGAGTACCGGCAAGCCATGAGCGACTGGCATGGCTGCGTCGCTGCCGCGGGCGCCGAAGCGTCCGAGATCACCCAGAATGGCCAACAGCTGGGTTTCGAGTACTCCGTCGAGGCCGCCAACGAAGACGCCCTCGCCCTGATCCAGGCCCCGGCGGACGCTTGTCTGCCGGAGTACTTCGACGTCATCTCCCGGGTATGGGTCTCGCAGGAGACCAAGCTCAGTTGAACAGACGGCTCCGGGCCACCGCCGAGTTGCCAGTTCCGGCCGCTTGAACGTTGCCGAAGGGGCGCCAACTGGCAACTCACCGGGCGGCCCGGTAGGGCGACCCAGTTGGACAGCCGGGTTAGGCGGGGGTGACCGGCGCCGAGCCGCGGCCCTCGGCCACGATGCGCTCCAGAACCTCGGGCGTTGTGGTGTTCTCGCCGAGCCGGTTCGGTTTGCCCTCCCCGTGGTAGTCGCTGGACCCGGTGATGGCCAGACCGTACTTCTCGGCGAGCATGGTGAGCCGCGCGGTGGCCTCCGGCTTGTTCTCCCGGTGCCGCAGCTCCAACCCGAACAGGCCGGCGCCCACAAGCGCCGCCAGCCGGCTCTCGGCCATCACGTCGGCGACGCCCCGGGTGGCCGGATGCGCGATCACGGGAACTCCCCCGGCCGCACGGACGAGCGTCACGGCTCGTAGCGGGTCCGGCGCGTAGTGCGGCTGGTAGTAGCCCGCCTCCCAGTGCAGGATGCCCGCGAACGCCTCGCTGCGGGTGAGCGCGAGGCCGTTGGCCACGAGGGCGTCCGCGATGTGCGGCCGTCCCACGGTTCCGCCGGTGGTGGTCTGGGCGAGCACGTCGTCCCAGGTGATCTCGTAGTCGGCGCCGATCCGGGCCACCATCTGCTCCGCCCGCGTGAGCCTGGCCTTGCGGATGTGCGCGGTCTCCGCGACGATCCCGGCATCCGACGGATCGAAGAGGTAGGCGAGCAGGTGGATGCTCGCGTGCCCGACGCGGGTGCTGAACTCCATGCCAGGGATCAGGGTGATCCCCGCGGTCCGGGCCGCCACCGAGGCCTCCGACCAGCCGGCCGTGGAGTCATGGTCGGTGAGTGCCACAGTGCCCAGTCCCGCTGCCGCGGCGGCGCGCACGAGCTGCGACGGGGTCTCGGTGCCGTCGGAGACGCTGGAGTGGGTGTGCAGGTCGATCGGACCCGTGGAACGCCGTTCGACTGCCATTCCCCCATGCTAGTTGGCCGCGGAATCCAGCCTGGTCGCTTACAGTGACTCATCTATGTTCTCTTTCCTCTTCCGCACCCTGATCGTCGTCGCGGCACTGATGTGCCTCACCGTCCTGGCGTGGCCGCAGCTCTTCGGCCTGCAGAACACCTGGGTGGTGGCGCACGCGGTTTCTCTGCGCGGCCTCGCCGTGGTGGTGGCCGCCGCACTGCTGGCACTGCTGGCGATTGTGTTCCTTCTCGGGCGGTCCTTCCGCGGTACGACGGCAGTTCTCATGGTGTTCCTTGCGCTGTTCGGCGCGGTCAACGTGGGCGTCCTGCTGCACCGGGGTGCGGCATCCGCCCTGCCCGCCCCGGCGCGGGCCGCGGATGCGCCGGCCGACGCTCCGGCCGACACCGGCACCGAGGCGACGGCGTCGATCACCGTGCTGAGCTGGAACACCCTCGGGGACGCGCCGGGCGCCGACGCCATCGCCGCGCTCGCCCTGGCGGAACAGGCCGACGTGGTCACCCTGCCCGAGACCACGGAGGAGACCGGGGTGCTGATCGCGGAGGCCATGCGCGCCGCCGGCCGGCCCATGTGGGTGCACACGGTGTCGTTCGACCTCATCTCCAAGGCCAGGTCGACGACCCTACTGATCAGCCCGGACCTCGGCGACTACGCGGTCACGTCCGCGGAGGGATCCGGACCGCCCGGCAACACCAATGTGCTGCCCACTGTGGTGGCGGAGCCCGTCGACGGCAGCGGCCCCACGATCGTGGCCGTGCACGCCGTCGCGCCGATCCAGTGGGAGATGACCAACTGGCGCTCCGACCTGGACTGGCTGGCCGAACAGTGCGACGGCGCCGGCTCCGGCGCGAACGGCGTGATCATGGCCGGCGACTTCAACGCCACCCTCGACCACTTCGCCGGCCGGGCCGATGCCGAGGGCGCCGCTCTCGGATCCTGCCGGGATGCTGCGCTGACCGCCGGCTCCGCCGGCGTGGGCACCTGGCCCGCCTGGGCGCCCACCCTGCTCGGCTCCCCCATCGATCATGTGCTGGCCACGGCCAACTGGCAGGTCGATGCCATGAGCGTGATCCAGACCGAAGACGCCGCCGGCAGCGACCACCGGCCGGTCGTCGCGACGCTCTCCCCCGCGGGCTGACCCTGGCCGACCTGCCCCGACCCGGCCCTCGCGCATCCGGTGCGGTACGGGTGGGAGAATGGGGGCATGGCTGATTCCACCGACACCGCACCTGCCCCCGCCGCCCGCTCGAACGAGAACCGGTCGACCACGCCCGGCTCGGAAGGGTTCAAGGAGTTCATCTCCAGCGGCTGGGCCGAGCGCACCGATGAGCTGCCGCCGGCCCGCGAGCAGGCGCCGTTCGCCGCCGCCCGGCGCGAGCGGGTCTCCAAGCTCTACCCGGGTCAGCGCCTGATCGTTCCGGCCGGCCGGCTCAAGCAGCGCGCCAACGACACCGACTACGCGTTCCGCGCGCACTCCGCCTTCGCCCACCTCACCGGGTGGGGCAGCGACTCCGAGCCCGGTGCCGTGCTCGTCTTCGAGCCCACCGCCACAGGCCACGAGGCCACGGTGTACTTCCGGGAGCGTGCCGGCCGCGACTCCGACGAGTTCTACGCCAACTCCGAGATCGGCGAGTTCTGGATCGGCCCGCGGCCCTCCATCGCCCAGGTCGCCAGCGACCTCGCCGTCACGGTGCGCGGTATCGACGACTTCGCCGCGGTTCTCGGCCGGGTCGACAGCGAGACCCTGCTCGTGCGCGAGGCCGACCCGTTCCTCACCGGCCAGGTCGACGACGCCCGCCTCCGCAACTCCGCCGAGCGGATGCTCACGGCCAACGCGTCCGACGCCCCGTTCAGCATCGAGATCAACAGCGAACACGACGCCGATGCCATCCTCGCCCGCGACCTGTCCGAACTACGCCTGGTCAAGGACGCTTACGAGATCGGCCAGATGCGCCTCGCCGTGGCGGCCACCGCCCGCGGCTTCGAGGACGTCATCCGCGACCTGCCCCGCTCCAGCGCCCACGAGCGCGGCGAGCGCCTGGTGGAGGGCGTCTTCAACACCCGCGCCCGTGTGGACGGCAACACCGTCGGCTACGACACCATCGCCGCTTCCGGCCCGCACGCCTGCATTCTGCACTGGACCCGCAACGACGGCCCCGTCGTGCCGGGCGATGTGATGCTGCTCGACGCGGGCGTCGAGGTGGACAGCTACTACACCGCCGACATCACCCGCACCCTGCCGGTCACCGGCACCTTCACGGATGTGCAGCGCCGCGTCTACGATGCCGTGCGCGAGGCCGCCGACGCGGCCTTCCTGGTCGCCAAGCCGGGCGCCGTCTTCCGGGAGGTGCACGCGGCCGCGATGGCCGTGATCGCCCGGCACACCGCCGACTGGGGCATGCTGCCGGTCACCGCCGAGGAGGCGCTGCAGCCGGAGAACGGCCAGCACCGCCGCTACATGGTGCACGGCACCAGCCACCACCTCGGCCTCGACGTGCACGACTGCGCCCAGGCCCGCCGCGACATGTACATCGACGGCGTGATCGAGCCCGGCATGGTCTTCACCATCGAGCCCGGCCTGTACTTCCAGCTCGACGACCTCACTGT
This is a stretch of genomic DNA from Cryobacterium soli. It encodes these proteins:
- a CDS encoding NtaA/DmoA family FMN-dependent monooxygenase (This protein belongs to a clade of FMN-dependent monooxygenases, within a broader family of flavin-dependent oxidoreductases, the luciferase-like monooxygenase (LMM) family, some of whose members use coenzyme F420 rather than FMN.) codes for the protein MFHLGWFLGNGFGIQPWNAKGGDGPWVGSNVTDWMKPDIYVDLATSMERAGFDYILIEDTAMVEDSYKGTAETSLRRGFMAPKNDPMPLVPLMTQRTKHIGIIPTASVIQYPPYLAARLFTTLDHLTEGRVGMNVVTSVTDRVAQNYGFAQHFDHDERYLMAQEWVDVVQQLQGSWQPGAVLADLESGIYADHTKVEPIDFVGKYFSSRGPLNTIPGPQGRPPVASAGGSEAGRDMAARYDDTMMSMCKTVEEMKEYRADMRRRVASYGRDPDKVKFLFLVTPVIAATDQEARDLAAASLAGRASDAAIEYNLWNMSYTSGGRIDFGAIDPDTLVSDIDFSRQNGEHSSVAAIFQDSAGKTLRDVVASSFQITDLGLVGSPDTVAAKMGEIMEEVGGDGFLLYLPTTRRNMAEVADGLAPALRRRGLIRDGYSGTTLRDHLLEF
- a CDS encoding LLM class flavin-dependent oxidoreductase; the protein is MKCGVFLPTANNGYIYSTNAPQYQPTYALNKQITVDAEKHGYDFALSMVKYRGFGGETDYWNHAVESTVLMAALVEATSTIKLWASVGVPSVNPAMVARLSATLDDASAGRFGVNIVAGWNRYEYEQMGLWPSEDYYTDRYAYSAEFISILRGLWKHGRLTHRSDFFALDDCLVQPTPEHGVTVIVPGQSPASLDVAAAHADVNFILGPIDELAQAAAGLAERCERLGRHCESAVLLGIIMAETDEEAVAEAQHYMAGVDLGAQAGIAAAARNDRTGTAVNVGLKRQEGGVPPVVFDHPDRAAFLQGSCWYSPHIVGSYRRIAAYLDALELEAGVASAVLTFADYTGDVVRFAENVMPLMQTYHAPVR
- a CDS encoding GntR family transcriptional regulator, translated to MPDDQPATATGTSTNQTRRAYDLLRVMIRSGDVVVDQKLVEDTLIRSLGITRTAIREALQQLSEEGMVSRQRRSGTRLNRAVLQLPIDDILPWKASTRFSVIRTDYRTVQTTPTVAAKLQTTDDYVGLVEHCFFDDAVAVGVRIAYFRRSYSQPPVWQSCPSLADAFEAVYGSPLAEIRSVVDAGACDPATARMLGIPTGSPVLVREQVLVDRRDIAQEYTFSYYPAGTVSFPMTTVKVAEETLAPLPALRA
- a CDS encoding DEAD/DEAH box helicase, which translates into the protein MTFTELNIDQDIVDALAAKGILEPFPIQTQTIPLALSGQDIIGQAKTGTGKTLGFGLPLIQRLGLNPEPGVQALVVVPTRELCVQVSEDLELAAGNRGTTIVSIYGGKAYEGQIEQLKAGAQIVVGTPGRLLDLASQRLLSLANVREMVLDEADKMLDLGFLADIEKLFSQTPSTRHTMLFSATMPGPIVALARRFMTKPIHIRASDPDEGLMQANIEHLVYRAHNMDKDEVIGRILMAEGRGKTVIFTRTKRAAAKLVEELGDRGFNATAVHGDLNQEQRERAMAAFKAGKKDILIATDVAARGIDVDDVTHVINHTIPEDEKAYLHRVGRTGRAGKTGIAVTFVDWDDMPKWTLINKALDFGTPEPQETYSSSPHLYTDLNIPAGSKGRLRATPIKETVPGAASGRDGGRGGRSDSRSGGRSDGRSDGRSGAGRSGEQSSRPRTRVGTTTNPDAPAATPAAGTHDGGGAEHHDGNSAPRRRSRTRRRSPQAPTA
- a CDS encoding PHP domain-containing protein, coding for MAVERRSTGPIDLHTHSSVSDGTETPSQLVRAAAAAGLGTVALTDHDSTAGWSEASVAARTAGITLIPGMEFSTRVGHASIHLLAYLFDPSDAGIVAETAHIRKARLTRAEQMVARIGADYEITWDDVLAQTTTGGTVGRPHIADALVANGLALTRSEAFAGILHWEAGYYQPHYAPDPLRAVTLVRAAGGVPVIAHPATRGVADVMAESRLAALVGAGLFGLELRHRENKPEATARLTMLAEKYGLAITGSSDYHGEGKPNRLGENTTTPEVLERIVAEGRGSAPVTPA
- a CDS encoding endonuclease/exonuclease/phosphatase family protein, whose product is MFSFLFRTLIVVAALMCLTVLAWPQLFGLQNTWVVAHAVSLRGLAVVVAAALLALLAIVFLLGRSFRGTTAVLMVFLALFGAVNVGVLLHRGAASALPAPARAADAPADAPADTGTEATASITVLSWNTLGDAPGADAIAALALAEQADVVTLPETTEETGVLIAEAMRAAGRPMWVHTVSFDLISKARSTTLLISPDLGDYAVTSAEGSGPPGNTNVLPTVVAEPVDGSGPTIVAVHAVAPIQWEMTNWRSDLDWLAEQCDGAGSGANGVIMAGDFNATLDHFAGRADAEGAALGSCRDAALTAGSAGVGTWPAWAPTLLGSPIDHVLATANWQVDAMSVIQTEDAAGSDHRPVVATLSPAG
- a CDS encoding aminopeptidase P family protein — its product is MADSTDTAPAPAARSNENRSTTPGSEGFKEFISSGWAERTDELPPAREQAPFAAARRERVSKLYPGQRLIVPAGRLKQRANDTDYAFRAHSAFAHLTGWGSDSEPGAVLVFEPTATGHEATVYFRERAGRDSDEFYANSEIGEFWIGPRPSIAQVASDLAVTVRGIDDFAAVLGRVDSETLLVREADPFLTGQVDDARLRNSAERMLTANASDAPFSIEINSEHDADAILARDLSELRLVKDAYEIGQMRLAVAATARGFEDVIRDLPRSSAHERGERLVEGVFNTRARVDGNTVGYDTIAASGPHACILHWTRNDGPVVPGDVMLLDAGVEVDSYYTADITRTLPVTGTFTDVQRRVYDAVREAADAAFLVAKPGAVFREVHAAAMAVIARHTADWGMLPVTAEEALQPENGQHRRYMVHGTSHHLGLDVHDCAQARRDMYIDGVIEPGMVFTIEPGLYFQLDDLTVPAEYRGIGVRIEDDILVTETGAENLSAGIPRDSAAVEAWMAALQA